In Wenyingzhuangia fucanilytica, the following are encoded in one genomic region:
- a CDS encoding family 78 glycoside hydrolase catalytic domain: protein MYKQTFLLVTIITLCNFNKVFSQKNNNNTKKPNIIFILTDDQRFDAIGYAGNKYVNTPEMDQLAQSGTYFNNAIVTTPICAASRASIWTGLHERSHNFNFQTGNVREEYMQNSYPTVLKNNGYYTAFYGKYGVRYDDLEKQFDEYESYDRNNKYHDRRGYYYKTIGKDTVHLTRYTGQKALDFIDNGSEDKPFCLALSFSAPHAHDKTEEQYFWQTSTDKLLTNTTIPGPELAGDKYFNALPKQVRDGFNRLRWTWRYDTPEKYQHSLKGYYRMISGIDLEIAKIRKKLKEKGIDKNTVIIVMGDNGYFLGERQMAGKWLMYDNSIRVPLIIYDPRVNKHQDISDMALNIDVPATIADLAGVKAPATWQGKSLMPLVKAETNTVNRDTILIEHIWDFSEIPPSEGVRTKEWKYFRYVNDKRIEELYNLNKDPKETKNLIDKKKYQKIAAALRAKCDELIKKNSNKYRTPPTDLTVELIRDPSKDVKILDTKPEFGWTVPLESNFQSAYQILVSSSLENINNNHGDVWDSEQVRSGKSTDIEYHGKTLETGKTYYWKVRIWDDENRLVDYSKAQKFTIGKGTNYMISTENRFQIDSIHPAKFENRNGTYFIDFGKAAFATMDFIYHAKKAHTLTVRVGEMIDDRGNVNRTPPKKSNIRYQELKVNVKPGQTRYQIPVQTDERNTRPNKAIALPKEFPALVPFRYAEIEGAQETLSANNVEQIAFHTYWDDKASSFKSNNNILDQVWDLCKYSIKATTFTGLYVDGDRERIPYEADAYLNQLSHYTTDREYAMARRTIEYFMQNPTWPTEWQQHVPLLVYADYMYTGNTELIERYYEELKHKSLYELSNEDGLITSTKVDADFMKKLGFPEGYKKPLTDIVDWPGANFNRSKTKGERDGFVFKPYNTVINAFYYENMKIMAEFAKVLGKTNEVLDFELRAAKAKKAVNEQMFDKEKGIYVDGIGTDHASLHANMMPLAFGLVPKEYQASVVDFIKSRGMACSVYGAQFLMDGLYNAGEEDYALDLLTDTSDRSWYNMIKIGSTITLEAWDNQYKNNLDWNHAWGAVPANIIPRGLWGIKPKTPGYSIATIKPQMSKLKSSAIEVPTVVGTIKANYTYNGARLQTYEIEIPGNMVAEFSLNNLNGKDLIHNGKKVPSAFDVIRLSPGKHIIQLKINSF from the coding sequence ATGTATAAACAAACATTTTTATTAGTTACTATAATTACGTTATGTAATTTCAATAAGGTTTTTTCACAAAAAAATAATAACAATACTAAAAAACCAAACATCATATTTATATTAACCGACGATCAAAGGTTTGATGCAATTGGTTATGCAGGTAATAAATATGTAAATACACCAGAAATGGATCAATTGGCTCAATCAGGAACTTATTTTAACAATGCAATTGTTACAACTCCTATTTGTGCTGCCAGTAGAGCTTCTATATGGACAGGGTTACATGAACGTTCTCATAACTTTAACTTTCAAACAGGAAATGTAAGAGAAGAATATATGCAAAACTCTTATCCAACTGTACTTAAAAATAATGGATATTACACCGCGTTTTATGGTAAGTATGGAGTAAGATACGATGATTTAGAAAAACAATTTGATGAATACGAATCTTATGATAGAAACAATAAATATCATGACAGAAGAGGGTATTATTACAAAACCATAGGGAAAGATACCGTTCACTTAACAAGATATACAGGGCAAAAAGCACTAGATTTTATTGATAATGGTTCAGAAGATAAACCATTCTGTTTGGCTTTAAGTTTTAGTGCTCCACACGCACATGATAAAACAGAAGAACAATATTTTTGGCAAACCTCTACCGATAAATTATTAACCAATACAACTATTCCAGGGCCAGAACTAGCAGGTGATAAGTATTTTAATGCGTTGCCTAAACAAGTAAGAGATGGATTTAATAGACTGCGTTGGACTTGGAGATACGATACTCCAGAAAAATACCAACACAGTTTAAAAGGGTATTACCGAATGATTTCTGGAATAGATTTAGAAATAGCAAAAATTCGTAAGAAATTAAAAGAAAAAGGAATAGATAAAAACACCGTAATTATTGTAATGGGTGATAATGGATATTTCTTAGGAGAAAGACAAATGGCAGGTAAATGGTTAATGTACGATAATTCTATTCGTGTGCCATTAATTATATACGATCCAAGAGTCAATAAACATCAAGACATTTCTGATATGGCTTTAAACATTGATGTGCCAGCAACTATTGCTGATTTGGCAGGTGTTAAAGCTCCAGCAACTTGGCAAGGAAAAAGTTTAATGCCTTTGGTAAAAGCAGAAACCAATACTGTTAATAGAGATACTATTTTAATTGAGCATATTTGGGATTTTAGTGAAATACCTCCAAGTGAAGGTGTGCGTACTAAAGAATGGAAATATTTTAGATATGTAAATGATAAAAGAATTGAGGAATTATACAATCTTAACAAAGATCCAAAAGAGACTAAAAACTTAATTGATAAAAAGAAATATCAAAAAATAGCAGCTGCACTTAGAGCTAAATGTGATGAGTTGATTAAGAAAAATAGCAATAAATATAGAACTCCCCCTACAGATTTAACAGTAGAGTTAATTAGAGACCCTAGTAAAGATGTAAAAATTTTAGATACCAAACCAGAATTTGGATGGACAGTGCCTTTGGAGTCTAATTTCCAATCGGCTTATCAAATATTAGTATCATCATCATTAGAAAATATAAACAATAATCATGGTGATGTTTGGGATAGTGAGCAAGTTCGTTCAGGAAAGTCAACAGACATAGAGTACCATGGAAAAACATTAGAAACAGGAAAAACGTATTATTGGAAAGTAAGAATTTGGGATGATGAAAACCGTTTGGTAGATTATTCAAAAGCTCAAAAATTTACCATTGGTAAAGGAACTAATTATATGATTTCTACAGAAAATAGATTTCAGATAGATAGCATTCATCCTGCAAAATTTGAAAACAGAAATGGAACTTATTTTATAGATTTTGGAAAAGCCGCTTTTGCAACCATGGATTTTATTTATCATGCAAAAAAGGCCCATACATTAACTGTTAGAGTAGGAGAAATGATAGATGATCGTGGTAATGTAAATAGAACACCTCCTAAAAAAAGTAATATAAGATATCAAGAATTAAAAGTAAATGTAAAACCTGGGCAAACAAGATATCAAATTCCAGTACAAACAGACGAAAGAAATACAAGACCTAATAAAGCCATTGCTCTACCAAAAGAGTTTCCTGCTTTAGTACCATTTAGATATGCCGAAATTGAAGGAGCGCAAGAAACTTTATCAGCTAACAATGTAGAACAGATAGCTTTTCACACTTATTGGGATGATAAAGCGAGTTCTTTTAAGAGTAATAATAATATTTTAGATCAAGTATGGGATTTGTGTAAATATTCTATCAAAGCAACAACTTTTACAGGATTGTATGTAGATGGAGATAGAGAACGAATTCCTTATGAGGCAGATGCTTATTTAAATCAATTAAGTCACTATACAACCGACAGGGAATACGCAATGGCAAGACGTACCATTGAGTATTTTATGCAAAACCCAACATGGCCAACAGAGTGGCAACAACATGTGCCTTTGTTGGTTTATGCAGATTATATGTACACAGGTAATACTGAGTTGATTGAACGTTACTATGAAGAATTAAAACACAAATCTTTATATGAATTATCAAATGAAGATGGATTAATTACTTCTACAAAAGTTGATGCCGATTTTATGAAAAAATTAGGTTTTCCTGAGGGGTATAAAAAACCGTTAACTGATATTGTAGATTGGCCAGGAGCTAATTTTAATAGAAGTAAAACCAAAGGTGAAAGAGATGGATTTGTTTTTAAACCGTACAATACAGTAATCAATGCTTTTTACTATGAGAATATGAAAATTATGGCAGAATTTGCCAAAGTTTTAGGAAAAACAAATGAAGTATTAGATTTTGAATTGAGGGCAGCTAAGGCTAAGAAAGCAGTAAACGAGCAAATGTTTGATAAAGAAAAAGGTATTTATGTAGATGGTATTGGTACAGATCATGCTTCTTTACATGCCAATATGATGCCTTTGGCTTTTGGTTTGGTTCCAAAAGAATACCAAGCGTCTGTAGTAGATTTTATCAAATCTAGAGGAATGGCTTGTAGTGTTTATGGAGCTCAATTTTTAATGGACGGATTGTATAATGCTGGTGAAGAAGATTATGCATTAGATTTATTAACTGATACTTCTGATAGAAGTTGGTATAATATGATTAAAATAGGTTCTACGATTACTTTAGAAGCTTGGGATAATCAATATAAAAATAATTTAGACTGGAATCATGCATGGGGAGCAGTACCAGCAAATATAATTCCTAGAGGGTTGTGGGGAATAAAACCTAAAACTCCAGGTTATAGTATTGCTACTATTAAACCTCAAATGAGTAAATTAAAATCAAGTGCTATAGAAGTTCCAACAGTAGTAGGAACTATAAAGGCAAATTATACTTATAACGGTGCAAGATTACAAACCTATGAAATTGAAATACCAGGAAATATGGTTGCAGAGTTTTCTTTAAACAATCTTAATGGTAAAGATTTAATTCACAATGGAAAGAAAGTACCCTCTGCATTTGATGTAATTCGCCTATCTCCTGGTAAACATATTATTCAACTTAAAATAAATTCATTTTAA
- a CDS encoding GntR family transcriptional regulator — MEILNYIDVNKNSRVPMYLQIVNSIVNNISNGNIGLNKKLPSINTVSEDFYLSRDTVERAYNILKKQNIIKSIPRRGNYVVKTELTKLNILFLINKLSSYKMRIYNAFVDQIGDDSKVDLKIYNCDELNFVNVLKSAKESYDYFVIMPHFKTENLEYTGFTDAAFEEINSIPKDKLMILDNTMPPVDEDVTAVYQEYDQDIYDALNKGVNKILKYKKIVLIYPDKSAYPYPIKILKGFKKFCLEKDISFEIVNEVCDGFEFKKGELFITIEEADLVNLINQIRENKLVLGEDVGVISYNDTPLKSLLGITVMSIDFKAMGTTAAKMILNKDKGKVKVPFNFIDRMSI; from the coding sequence ATGGAAATACTAAACTATATTGATGTTAATAAAAATTCTAGAGTACCAATGTATTTACAAATTGTAAACTCTATTGTTAACAACATTTCAAATGGGAATATAGGTCTAAATAAAAAGTTACCATCTATTAATACGGTAAGTGAAGATTTTTATTTGTCTAGAGATACTGTAGAAAGAGCATATAATATTCTTAAGAAACAAAATATTATAAAATCTATACCTAGAAGAGGTAATTATGTTGTAAAAACAGAGTTAACAAAATTAAACATACTCTTTTTAATAAATAAATTAAGTTCTTATAAAATGAGAATTTATAATGCTTTTGTAGATCAAATTGGGGATGATTCAAAAGTAGATTTAAAAATTTATAATTGTGATGAACTAAATTTTGTTAACGTTTTAAAAAGTGCCAAAGAGTCTTACGATTATTTTGTTATTATGCCTCATTTTAAAACAGAAAACCTAGAATATACAGGTTTTACAGATGCTGCATTTGAGGAAATTAATAGTATCCCAAAAGATAAATTAATGATTCTAGACAATACAATGCCCCCTGTTGATGAAGATGTAACGGCTGTTTATCAAGAATATGATCAAGATATATATGATGCATTAAATAAAGGAGTAAACAAAATATTAAAGTATAAAAAAATAGTATTGATATATCCTGATAAATCCGCATACCCTTATCCAATTAAAATTTTAAAGGGGTTTAAGAAATTTTGTTTAGAGAAAGATATTTCTTTTGAAATTGTTAATGAGGTTTGTGATGGTTTTGAATTTAAAAAAGGGGAATTATTTATTACTATCGAAGAAGCCGATTTGGTAAATTTAATCAATCAGATTAGAGAAAATAAATTAGTATTAGGAGAGGATGTTGGCGTTATATCTTATAATGATACTCCATTAAAGTCTTTACTCGGTATTACAGTTATGTCCATAGATTTTAAAGCAATGGGAACTACTGCGGCTAAAATGATTTTAAATAAAGATAAAGGAAAAGTTAAAGTCCCATTTAATTTTATAGATAGAATGTCTATTTAA
- a CDS encoding hybrid sensor histidine kinase/response regulator transcription factor, translating to MSKFIAFCFVFFISFCGFSQNEIYKFIHLTTEEGLSQSSVMAITQDDLGQIWIGTRDGLNKYDGTEFTLYRNEKNNPSSLSYNDILCLESDSSGYIWVGTFRGLNKYDSKKNTFKKYFKSDDCLLADNIIWCIKELSNKEIWIGTPLGLSIYNKNTDSFKTVLNGNQILSVFETKNGNVFVATKNGLKKLVDKTNNYQFKTVKGTEDYTIQDIVQSPKGNLLLGTKTHSVLEYNILENKITPYFTSEILIDKNKNARQLLFDDKDRLWIGTYKGLQIANNNNKITTLYNNINDDESINDNFIKVLYKDKKGSIWVGTYLGGINIWDESNINFINITQKSGTLGLGFKAVSSITKYRNLVFFGTEGGGISILNTKSKTFKYINLQNSPSLKSDNIKALYLTNDKKLWIGTFQDGVAVYNIETQKFENKLISKDLSSYLSGIGVVVIKEDKKGNLLFGTTLAGVISYNRINKSFDVINSKSTTKNITNNSIKSIEIDSKNNIWIGTLKGLNKIDEKGNVKKYFYKKSEKEGNLIYTIFEDSKGGIWVGSDVDGLYKFINGTFEKVKIKINNIDLIGVRGILEDDKGEIWISSYNQGIFNYDPINNIVKLHYTQKEGLISNQFNTGAFLNLGKSRFFFGGPKGVSYFDANSIIKNKYLPQVIITDFKIKNKSIEVNDESGLLQKTISRTNSIELSHEQGNFSIAFSIPNYINSKSNKYKYRLKGLEKEWIETSNNLASYTIQTPGSYIFEIKGVNSDGLSNNTPTVLNIKVNPAPWRTWWAFMFYGMFLFTMLYFLMNILKSRTKLRHQLDLEQIEAEQIKKVNKAKLEFFTNISHEFRTPLTLILGPLHQILVDYRGSSKMYKRLKVIEGSANHLLQLINRLMDFRKLESNLIKLEAAEGNIVKFLKEIYLSFSEYAKDGNYEYSFYTSSEKILVYYDRYKLERVFYNLISNAFRYTPKNGKIAIRIIEKNDKIIIQVEDSGVGVAKEYQDKIFERFYELAINNKPDNDYNKGTGIGLSIVKNIVDLHKGRISVRDNENNQGSIFSVELFLGRNHLNDNEIIKDFKFSDDLSQYVIPTNEQDKVVFEEDFFENLPSEDKPTVLLVEDNKPLRQFMHDTLIKEYNVLEAENGKVAYKIAKKEKVDIIISDVVMPVMAGTDLCSLIKEDIRTSHIPVILLTSRSALIFRLEGLESGADDYISKPFNVAEFKLRIKNILSSVSRLKQKMNSTETVYSEDLALSSLDEKLYQKALQLVEKNIGNEQYDVDTFSEELGVSRSVLFRKIKAWTDFTPKEFIQHIRLKKAADLLELGELNISQVSYIVGFKNPKYFSKSFSKKFGVTPTMYIKKFTEN from the coding sequence ATGTCGAAATTTATTGCTTTTTGTTTTGTGTTTTTTATTAGTTTTTGTGGTTTCTCACAAAATGAAATATACAAGTTTATTCATCTTACAACAGAAGAGGGGTTGTCTCAGAGTTCAGTAATGGCTATAACTCAAGATGATTTGGGACAAATATGGATAGGTACTAGAGATGGATTAAATAAATATGATGGAACAGAATTTACTTTATACAGAAATGAAAAAAATAACCCTTCATCGTTAAGTTATAATGATATTCTATGTTTAGAGAGTGATAGTTCTGGGTATATTTGGGTTGGTACTTTTAGAGGGTTAAATAAATACGATAGTAAAAAAAACACTTTTAAAAAATATTTTAAAAGTGATGATTGTTTGTTAGCAGATAATATTATTTGGTGTATTAAGGAATTATCTAATAAAGAAATTTGGATAGGAACACCATTAGGACTTTCTATATACAACAAGAACACAGATTCTTTTAAAACAGTACTTAATGGCAATCAAATACTATCTGTTTTTGAAACCAAAAACGGAAATGTATTTGTAGCAACCAAAAATGGACTAAAAAAATTAGTTGATAAAACGAATAACTACCAATTTAAAACTGTTAAAGGAACAGAAGATTATACAATACAAGATATTGTACAAAGTCCAAAAGGGAATTTATTATTGGGAACCAAAACCCATAGTGTTTTAGAATACAATATTCTTGAAAACAAGATTACCCCTTATTTTACATCAGAAATACTAATAGATAAAAATAAAAATGCTCGTCAATTACTTTTTGATGACAAAGATAGATTGTGGATAGGAACTTACAAGGGGTTGCAAATAGCAAATAATAATAATAAAATAACAACTCTTTATAATAATATTAATGATGATGAGTCTATTAATGATAATTTTATAAAAGTTTTATATAAAGACAAAAAAGGATCTATTTGGGTAGGAACTTATCTTGGAGGAATTAATATTTGGGATGAATCTAATATTAATTTCATCAATATTACTCAAAAATCTGGGACCCTAGGTTTAGGTTTTAAAGCAGTAAGTTCTATTACAAAATATAGGAATTTAGTTTTTTTTGGTACAGAAGGAGGAGGTATTTCAATATTAAATACAAAGTCTAAAACTTTTAAGTATATCAATTTACAAAATAGTCCATCACTTAAAAGTGATAATATAAAAGCACTATACCTAACAAATGATAAAAAACTATGGATTGGGACTTTTCAAGATGGTGTAGCAGTATATAACATAGAAACTCAAAAATTTGAAAATAAACTAATTTCTAAAGATTTGTCTTCTTATTTATCAGGAATAGGTGTAGTTGTTATTAAAGAAGATAAAAAAGGAAATTTATTGTTTGGAACCACATTAGCAGGAGTTATTAGTTACAATAGAATTAATAAATCTTTTGATGTGATTAATTCTAAATCAACCACAAAAAACATAACAAACAATAGTATTAAATCTATTGAAATAGATTCTAAAAATAATATTTGGATTGGGACTCTTAAAGGGTTAAATAAAATTGATGAAAAAGGTAACGTTAAAAAATATTTCTATAAAAAAAGTGAAAAAGAAGGAAATTTAATTTATACAATATTTGAAGACAGCAAAGGTGGTATTTGGGTAGGAAGTGATGTTGATGGTTTGTATAAATTCATTAATGGGACTTTTGAAAAAGTAAAAATAAAAATCAACAATATTGATTTAATAGGGGTAAGAGGTATTTTAGAAGATGATAAAGGAGAGATTTGGATTAGTAGTTACAATCAAGGAATTTTTAATTATGACCCAATAAATAATATTGTAAAACTACACTACACACAAAAAGAAGGATTAATTAGTAATCAATTTAATACAGGGGCTTTTCTAAACCTAGGTAAATCGAGGTTTTTCTTTGGTGGTCCTAAAGGGGTATCTTATTTTGACGCTAATAGTATTATAAAAAATAAATACCTCCCACAGGTTATAATTACTGATTTTAAAATTAAAAACAAATCGATTGAGGTAAATGACGAAAGTGGATTGTTACAAAAAACAATATCGCGAACAAATAGTATTGAGTTATCACATGAACAAGGTAACTTTTCAATAGCTTTTTCAATACCTAATTATATAAACTCAAAAAGTAATAAATATAAATATAGATTAAAAGGATTAGAAAAAGAATGGATAGAGACATCTAACAATCTGGCTTCTTACACCATACAAACACCAGGGAGTTACATTTTTGAAATAAAAGGAGTTAATAGTGATGGATTGTCTAATAATACCCCTACTGTTTTAAATATTAAAGTTAATCCCGCACCATGGAGAACCTGGTGGGCTTTTATGTTTTATGGAATGTTTCTCTTTACAATGTTGTATTTTTTAATGAATATTTTAAAATCTAGAACAAAATTAAGACACCAATTAGATTTAGAGCAAATAGAAGCTGAACAAATTAAAAAAGTTAATAAAGCTAAATTAGAGTTTTTTACCAATATATCGCATGAATTTAGAACTCCATTAACTTTAATTTTAGGTCCACTACATCAAATTTTAGTAGATTATAGAGGAAGTAGTAAAATGTATAAACGATTAAAAGTGATAGAAGGTAGTGCTAATCATTTACTACAACTTATCAATCGTTTAATGGATTTTAGAAAACTAGAAAGTAACCTTATTAAATTAGAAGCTGCTGAAGGAAATATTGTAAAATTCTTAAAAGAAATTTACTTATCATTTTCTGAGTATGCTAAAGATGGTAATTATGAATATAGTTTTTATACTTCTTCGGAAAAAATACTAGTCTATTATGATAGGTATAAATTAGAAAGAGTTTTTTACAATTTAATTTCAAATGCTTTTAGATATACGCCTAAGAATGGAAAAATAGCTATAAGAATAATAGAAAAAAATGATAAAATAATTATTCAAGTAGAAGATTCTGGTGTTGGGGTGGCAAAAGAATATCAAGATAAAATTTTTGAACGTTTTTACGAATTGGCTATTAATAATAAACCAGACAATGACTATAATAAAGGAACAGGAATAGGTCTGTCTATTGTTAAAAATATAGTTGATTTACATAAAGGAAGAATTAGTGTACGTGATAATGAAAATAATCAAGGGTCTATTTTTTCTGTAGAATTGTTTTTAGGTAGAAATCATTTAAATGATAATGAAATTATTAAAGACTTTAAATTTAGTGATGATTTATCTCAGTATGTAATACCAACAAATGAACAGGATAAAGTTGTGTTTGAAGAAGATTTTTTTGAAAATCTTCCATCAGAAGACAAACCTACAGTTCTTTTGGTAGAAGATAATAAACCACTTAGACAGTTTATGCACGATACTTTAATAAAAGAGTATAATGTATTAGAGGCAGAAAACGGAAAAGTAGCCTATAAAATAGCTAAGAAAGAAAAGGTTGATATAATTATTAGCGATGTTGTTATGCCTGTAATGGCAGGAACTGATTTATGTTCTTTAATAAAAGAAGATATTAGAACAAGTCATATTCCAGTAATTTTATTAACCTCTCGTTCTGCTTTAATTTTTAGATTAGAAGGATTAGAAAGTGGAGCAGATGATTATATAAGTAAACCTTTTAATGTAGCTGAATTTAAGTTACGTATTAAAAATATTTTGAGTTCTGTTTCTCGTTTAAAACAAAAAATGAACTCTACAGAAACAGTTTATTCAGAAGATTTAGCACTTTCATCATTAGATGAAAAACTATATCAAAAAGCTCTACAATTAGTAGAAAAAAATATAGGTAATGAACAATATGATGTAGATACCTTTAGTGAAGAATTAGGGGTTAGTAGAAGTGTATTGTTTAGAAAAATAAAAGCTTGGACAGATTTTACTCCCAAAGAATTTATACAGCATATAAGGTTAAAAAAAGCTGCTGATCTTTTAGAATTGGGAGAGTTAAATATTTCACAAGTAAGTTATATTGTTGGGTTTAAAAACCCAAAATACTTTAGTAAAAGTTTTAGTAAAAAATTTGGTGTTACTCCAACCATGTATATTAAGAAGTTTACAGAAAACTAG
- a CDS encoding glycoside hydrolase family 3 N-terminal domain-containing protein: protein MKKRLVLPLIALSVFFQSYGQSTVDSKKYKDASLSVDERVEALLPLLSLEEKVAQMRIFHANIGVEADEKGNLKLSEKVVKKLELGAAGIKNPGEHLDAVDAAKFNNKLQKYIIEHNRWGIPALFVTESYNGVDAEGCTVFGRPLTSAASFNPGLVNRVWDVVGKEARLRGMHMCHSPEADLVRDPRFGRMSEAFGEDTYLTTQMVTNAIKGVQGNYKGLGEGTHIGAVAKHFAGYGQVLGGTNFAAIEISERTLIDEIYPPFEAAVKDAKTLGIMASHGDLNGVASHGNPELLTGVLRNQWNFKGYVVSDANDIGRLHYFMKVAETPEAAAQMGLEAGVDIDLYAEDAYALLPEMVKKNPELEKLIDRSVRRVLRTKFILGLFDHPYIKIKDVKKGVRAKSSLELAKEADLESIILLKNENNTLPLDAKKSTKIALLGPLVKENTKAMFESVVGKNIEFVAKKGFDLTDKKGGNPKLLKTDSAVIDEMVDIAKQADVAVLFVGGDEYTSKEAFFTNAIGDRATIDPVGAQDELVKKVKALGKPVIVVLKHRRTLSINTISEQADAIVDTWDLSEFGDQSTAKIIFGGVSPSGKLPVTVPRSIGQLPYHYSMKEINYKKGYLFLEDGPIYPFGYGLSYASFEYSDLKLSTKEISSTSEIEVSVRVKNTGKVKAKEVVQMYVKDQIGSVTRPDKELKAFEKIELNPGESKVVTFKVTPKMLTFTGLKMEKVLEPGDYTVMVGTSSKEYLQTTFKLIK from the coding sequence ATGAAAAAAAGACTTGTTTTACCCTTAATCGCACTAAGTGTATTTTTTCAATCTTATGGACAATCAACTGTAGATTCTAAAAAATATAAAGATGCATCATTGTCAGTAGATGAACGTGTTGAAGCCTTATTACCTTTGTTATCCTTAGAGGAAAAGGTAGCACAAATGAGGATTTTTCATGCGAATATAGGGGTTGAAGCCGATGAAAAAGGAAATTTAAAACTTTCTGAAAAAGTTGTAAAAAAACTCGAATTAGGTGCTGCTGGGATAAAAAACCCAGGAGAACATTTAGATGCTGTTGATGCAGCTAAGTTTAATAATAAACTTCAAAAATATATTATTGAACATAACAGGTGGGGAATACCAGCTCTTTTTGTTACGGAATCTTACAATGGAGTAGATGCCGAAGGTTGTACAGTATTTGGAAGACCATTAACTTCAGCAGCTTCATTTAATCCAGGTTTGGTTAATAGAGTTTGGGATGTAGTTGGTAAAGAAGCTAGATTAAGAGGAATGCATATGTGTCATTCACCAGAGGCAGATTTAGTTCGTGATCCTCGTTTTGGACGTATGAGTGAGGCATTTGGAGAAGATACTTACTTAACTACTCAAATGGTAACCAATGCTATTAAAGGAGTTCAAGGAAATTATAAAGGTTTAGGGGAAGGAACTCATATTGGAGCTGTAGCTAAACATTTTGCCGGATATGGTCAAGTGTTAGGAGGAACAAACTTTGCGGCTATAGAAATTTCTGAACGTACTTTAATTGATGAAATTTATCCTCCTTTTGAAGCAGCGGTAAAAGATGCCAAAACTTTAGGGATTATGGCTTCGCATGGTGATTTAAATGGAGTAGCAAGTCATGGAAATCCTGAATTGCTTACAGGAGTTTTAAGAAATCAATGGAACTTTAAAGGGTATGTGGTATCAGATGCTAATGATATTGGTCGTTTGCATTATTTTATGAAGGTTGCAGAAACTCCAGAAGCAGCTGCTCAAATGGGATTAGAGGCTGGAGTTGATATTGATTTGTATGCAGAAGATGCCTATGCTTTATTACCCGAAATGGTTAAAAAGAACCCAGAACTAGAAAAGTTAATTGATAGATCTGTAAGACGTGTGTTACGAACTAAGTTTATTTTAGGTTTGTTCGATCATCCTTACATCAAAATCAAAGATGTTAAAAAAGGGGTAAGAGCAAAATCATCACTTGAGTTAGCAAAGGAAGCAGATTTAGAATCTATTATTTTATTAAAAAACGAAAACAATACCTTGCCTTTAGATGCTAAGAAATCTACTAAAATCGCATTGTTAGGACCGTTAGTAAAAGAAAATACTAAGGCTATGTTTGAATCTGTTGTTGGAAAAAATATAGAATTTGTTGCAAAAAAAGGTTTTGATTTAACCGATAAAAAAGGTGGGAATCCTAAATTATTAAAAACGGATTCTGCGGTTATTGATGAAATGGTAGATATAGCAAAACAAGCAGATGTAGCAGTGTTATTTGTTGGAGGAGATGAGTATACATCAAAAGAAGCATTTTTTACAAACGCTATTGGAGACAGAGCTACCATAGATCCTGTAGGAGCACAAGATGAATTGGTGAAAAAAGTAAAAGCGTTAGGAAAGCCTGTTATTGTTGTTTTAAAACACAGAAGAACTTTATCTATAAATACCATATCAGAACAAGCTGACGCTATTGTAGATACTTGGGATTTAAGTGAATTTGGAGACCAATCTACAGCAAAAATTATTTTTGGTGGAGTTTCACCATCAGGTAAGTTACCCGTTACAGTTCCTAGATCTATAGGTCAACTTCCATATCATTACAGCATGAAAGAAATCAATTATAAAAAAGGTTATTTGTTTTTAGAAGATGGACCTATTTACCCTTTTGGTTATGGATTAAGTTATGCTTCTTTTGAATATTCTGATTTAAAATTATCAACAAAAGAAATTTCATCAACATCAGAAATAGAGGTAAGTGTAAGAGTTAAGAATACAGGAAAAGTAAAAGCAAAAGAAGTAGTTCAAATGTATGTAAAAGATCAGATTGGTTCTGTTACAAGACCAGACAAAGAATTAAAAGCATTTGAAAAAATTGAGTTAAATCCAGGAGAAAGTAAAGTTGTAACATTTAAAGTAACTCCAAAAATGTTAACTTTTACAGGTCTTAAAATGGAAAAGGTTTTAGAGCCAGGAGATTATACAGTAATGGTAGGAACTTCTTCTAAAGAATATTTACAAACAACATTTAAATTAATAAAATAA